aaccgcccaaaccacaccgtgcacACCCCTATTCAGTTGTAGATAGGGCTACTACAGGTTGTAACTGAACCCTCCAACTTATGCAATTCCCACCTATAAGAAAATGTATGCTAAAGTTGATTTTCTTTGATCTCTGTCCCCTGCATAGTCTGCATCGCTGTACCTTTCCAGTCTTAGAGCATAGTTCTGTTTCCTCTATGTGAGTCCAGTATTCATAGTTCCCAGTAAGTACCTTAGTGTCCACTTCATAGCTTCCCAATGAGGTTTGCCCAGATTTGACATATATTTGCTTAGTAAGCTCATAGCATAGGATAGATCGGGTCTAGTACACATCATTAGATACAGAAGGGACCCTACTGCATTAGAATAAGGAACTTTGTTCATGTATTCTGCTTCTTCCTTTGTCTTGGGGCATTGCTCTTTAGACAGTTGATGTTGGTTGGTAATTGGTAGCTTAGTGATCTTAGCATTGTTTGTTGAAAATTTGTCCAGAATTTTCTGGATGTAGCTTTCCTATCTGAGATGCATCTTTCCTTTACTCCTGTCTCTGCTTATTGTTATCTCAAGTATCCTTGTAGCTCTTCCTAGGTCCTTCATTTCAAACTTTGATCTCAATAATATCTTTAAAGAGTCTATATTACTTCTGTTCTTGCTTATTATAAACACATCATCAACATAGAGTAACAGATAGGTAGCCTTTAGAATCTAAGTTTCTTTGAAATACATGCAAGTGTCAAAATTACTCCTAATAAATCCCTATTTGGTCATAAAAGCATTGAATttcttattattatattttaatataatgtttgattgattaaataagtgttacaaaaagtgattatttaatctagtgggggaatgttatattatttcatataacataatgttagattaaataatgtgacaaaatgtgatttgtcacacctagTGTAAatcgagattttcggcaactatattaatgaatactATTTGctagtaataataatgaaaatgggaaatcgacacaaggtttttacgtggttggggcgttaactagccttagtccacgagtccatatattagagcaagaagaagcttttacaatggagttttctaactaTATCTGGACAGAGTTTCTGCCCTTTTTTTTCCTCTCCTTTCATgttgttctacagcttatatttataagctgagggggtcttcgggtctgggccggatccgacccagGCCCTTCAGAGGAAAGTGTAGAGGGGCCTTTTCTAGtgaaggcccaatacaaaaagatataCAATGCACAAAATttaaaccagctaaggcccaattagttgacctgagacacaagccttcGCCCGAAAAAACGGTGCTTTGGctctgatcacttcgagtcacgaggctgattcaggagacaagaccggtcagggtacttggctgcgcagtcctgacacatcagtggACAATCCCAATGCTGCCTtctctgcaggcgaaaagtggggggacaatgcccacgcgaactGAGGCGGTCTCAGGATCCTGGGCGCCCGGTccttcaactggggaggaggcgatccaggtccgtttacctttggcctGCTACATTTACCTCGGGCCCGGATCATTCCAGGCTCCGGGACGGGGACGCGTAGGCCGCGACATTCCGGGCGCCCCGGACATCCCCGGGGCATTCCAAGCTGAAGATGAACCCGGAGGGACATCCCGGACCCTTCCAAACGGGCCTAATCTGGAGTTCCTAGGCCAGGCCCGAATGCCGAGTCGGTCCCctgaccgtgggccagggcgaaggcccaaagccctttcaggaaatggggataacacctagtaacatattattgagagtcacaaaaattagataCATGTGTGTGCCAAATGTGGCATAtgttggagttacaaaatcagttacaaatttgtaactcccaaatattacccaataatgtgtatattatatgttacacatttgagattggatttcacaaagccatgatgaaatatggctgttggagacatgttttaaactcccaataggtgtttggaggttacaaaatcatgtgggaaattatttgggacgttttggaacgttttggaaaaatgacttttttgtgctgaaaatggcctgtggccgcaaccactgactttcagtggccgcggcttgggggacagaagccagtggccgcggccacagaaAAGTCCTGGTCgcagccagtgaggctgacagcctatttggtttttcaggtttttccaaattgaacggttctaacatcccaaataactcccaaatctccattttaattccataaacatccaattaaacattggtaacagccatgggggttggtggaatttgaaattcaaagagatatctcaaactctataaatagaagtctaatactcacttgtaagacacaacattttccatccacaaagcacttggctagaaaatacacattgaggcttgattattccacaaagcatttccaaaaaatctgtgagagatcccttagtgcttgagttagggggaaataagtttttggacaaatgttttaaaccttgttcaagttggtgatccccaaccctcttcacttaggttgtgtaagtgagagtttactattgttttgttcttacattttttctctattgcttttcttcttattttcattttttatttacttgtaacttttgtttagagttgtaatcttttttttttcaaacacatttcctttacttgtaatcttttgtttagagttgtatgtttcaccattctcttcttcttcttccttttctttgtttgtttgtattttcagttatagagttgttgttatattatttcatataatataatattagattaaatactgtgacaaaatgtgatttgtcacaccttgtaacatattattgagagtcacaaaattggacacatgtatgtgcccaaatgtgacatattttggagttacaaacttttaactcccaaatattacctaataatgtgtagatttgatattacacattttgatttgaatttcttaacagccatatgtgaaatatggctgttagagatgtgattttaactctcataatgtgtatggaagttacaaaatcaagtggaaatgaatttggaacgttttggcaaattggttgctgaaaaaacgacttaggtcgctgcctatgtttttcaggccgcagcCTAAGAGGAAAAAATAGGCAAAAACACATCGTGGGTCgcggctcgtgtttttcaggccgcggccttagcggctgacaacattttccaacttcggttttatccaattttgaatgtttccaacagccaagtaactcccaaatctctattttaattccataaacatccaattaatcattggtaacagccatgggggttggtgaaattttaaattcaaagggtgtctcaaaactctataaataggagcttaatgctcacttgtaagagacacaattttccatccacaaagcacttggctggaaaatacactaaaaggcttgataattccagagagctatttcctagagagatcccttagtgcttagagaatagggggaaataagattttggacaaaggtcttgaaacttgttcaagttggtgatccccactactctacattttggttgtgtgagagtttgttttattttcattcttttgatcttgttgttcttatttacttgtattattaatgTTTTGagcttgtaatcttcttcttcttctacctctttatatttacttgtattttgagaaattgagatgtaatacttatttaatcaattaccttgtttgttgtattttttgcatagagttgtattttggtttttccactttaccattgagcaataatatatattctctaacaatcaaaagcttagtcCTCTTTATTTCTATGGAAGGGGAGACCataaagatcatgaaccaagatctagtgaggttggataggtttgatggatcatattttactaagtggcaagacaaggtgaaattccttttgacaacactcaagataacctacatccttgagtcgtccttggcacctctagccgaaccatccgacaaagacactcccgaggaggtggcgaaaagaagaaagagagaagaggacaaccttctttgtaggggtcatatccttaatgccctatccgataggctatatgacctttataccaataccaaatccacgaaggagatttgggatgccttggagagtaagtacaaggctgaggaagaaggtacaagaaatttcttaatttctcaatattttgaattttctttcattgatgggaaaactcttttacctcaaattcatgagttacaagtgattgtaaacaagttgaaagttctcaagattgaccttcccgaggccttccaagttggtgcaatagtggcaaaattaccaccaacttggaggagctataggaaaagaatcctccataagaatgaggattacactttggaagagatccaaaaacacattagaattgaagaggaatagagaataagagacaagggtgtgaatgagtctaaagatgagacttccaaggccaatgcgatTTCACACAAGCATTCCAAGggcaacaacaaaaacaaaaagggtagtgggaaccctttaggtccaaagaaagatcatggacaattcaaagacgtgagaggtcattgttttgtttgtggaaaacccgggcactatgctagagtatgtaggtaccgaaaggacccacatgagaatgaagtaaatgttatagaaaaggaagaagagatcctagcatgattaccatgtttatgtgccatgttggaaaaaaaattattttgtaataaagcttgtactcttgaaagctatcaataaaattaaagtattattctatgataattctttattttgctatgagacatttgtgtgagacattaacaaagtttcaaaatgaacttgttaaaataataggtaagtgtgtagacctattaATTCAtcatgtgattatttgtttgagaaattctcacattacatttgtattcacatttttattttgtgaaatacataaaagaaataaactaaGTAAAAATTTCTTTgaaagaagtgtgtcttgctttagcaagtaaataaatcaagataaacattgaggttttatcttgagagtttatcatgtggcatagatGACTCATAATGAACTTTGAGAAacatagatttatcttggaggataaatgccttaatagaaatgaagagatttctattttaaaatgatattttattatcactatgtgagaaatgtgggggtgatgctccaaagttaatcaatttattttgttgttaattaattgattaatttggtcatcctatcaaatagatgattggaattccacattctaaatcacattggctatatgtgtatagaatgaacaaatctagacatgcttggtgtctaaagttgttgttttgtaatattttgattcatgaaggaatcaatttaaaacataaatgagaattctagaaa
The genomic region above belongs to Humulus lupulus chromosome 1, drHumLupu1.1, whole genome shotgun sequence and contains:
- the LOC133788223 gene encoding uncharacterized protein LOC133788223 isoform X1, producing MVITTDLLDSKLQKNNSPHKNEDSSGFLNLTVLLMFLVSLTIKIMNQDLVRLDRFDGSYFTKWQDKVKFLLTTLKITYILESSLAPLAEPSDKDTPEEVAKRRKREEDNLLCRGHILNALSDRLYDLYTNTKSTKEIWDALESKYKAEEEGTRNFLISQYFEFSFIDGKTLLPQIHELQVIVNKLKVLKIDLPEAFQVGAIVAKLPPTWRSYRKRILHKNEDYTLEEIQKHIRIEEE
- the LOC133788223 gene encoding uncharacterized protein LOC133788223 isoform X2, which produces MVITTDLLDSKLQKNNSPHKNEDSSGFLNLTVLLMFLTIKIMNQDLVRLDRFDGSYFTKWQDKVKFLLTTLKITYILESSLAPLAEPSDKDTPEEVAKRRKREEDNLLCRGHILNALSDRLYDLYTNTKSTKEIWDALESKYKAEEEGTRNFLISQYFEFSFIDGKTLLPQIHELQVIVNKLKVLKIDLPEAFQVGAIVAKLPPTWRSYRKRILHKNEDYTLEEIQKHIRIEEE